One genomic window of Treponema sp. J25 includes the following:
- a CDS encoding GH1 family beta-glucosidase yields MELRFPADFLWGAATASYQVEGAVTEDGRGPSIWDTFCRIPGKVYGGESGAVACDQYHRYREDIRLMKEAGIQAYRFSIAWPRIYPEGKGPINQKGIDHYRNLIEALHEAGIEPVVTLYHWDLPQALQDQGGWENREIAYAFARYAQTCYEAFGDRVSKWITLNEPFCSAYLGYAYGVHAPGIADIHAAARAVHHLNLAHGLAVQAFRNSGKKGEIGITWNLVIPRPATRRPEDLKAVERVIDRDNRVFTGPVCGKGYPEAYLASRGIRMPVEAGDMDIISTPIDFAGLNYYSEGAVRWNEHAPDSVEMVPSWEPVTDMGWPIVPRGFIRYLRWLRDETGGIPLYVTENGCAVQDRPVVDAAGHERVHDTERIAYLRSHFKALQEALEEGIPVKGYFLWSLIDNFEWAYGYSKRFGIIYCDYATLKRIPKDSYYFYRDLIAGYAE; encoded by the coding sequence ATGGAGTTACGTTTCCCAGCGGATTTTTTGTGGGGAGCTGCTACGGCAAGCTATCAGGTCGAAGGGGCGGTTACGGAGGATGGACGGGGCCCCAGTATCTGGGATACCTTCTGTCGCATACCGGGTAAAGTATACGGTGGTGAGAGTGGGGCCGTGGCCTGTGACCAATATCATCGCTATCGAGAAGACATTCGGCTCATGAAAGAGGCGGGCATTCAGGCCTATCGTTTTTCTATAGCCTGGCCCCGAATTTATCCTGAGGGCAAGGGACCTATTAATCAAAAGGGGATAGACCACTATCGAAACCTTATCGAGGCCCTCCATGAAGCAGGAATAGAACCGGTGGTTACCCTGTATCATTGGGATCTTCCCCAGGCGTTGCAGGATCAAGGGGGCTGGGAAAACCGGGAAATCGCCTATGCCTTTGCCCGCTATGCCCAAACCTGCTATGAAGCCTTTGGAGATCGGGTTTCCAAATGGATTACCCTTAATGAGCCCTTTTGTTCCGCCTATTTAGGCTATGCCTATGGGGTGCATGCCCCCGGTATTGCCGATATCCATGCGGCGGCCCGGGCGGTCCATCATCTAAACCTTGCCCACGGCCTTGCGGTGCAGGCCTTCCGGAATTCCGGCAAAAAAGGGGAAATTGGTATTACCTGGAACCTGGTGATTCCCCGGCCTGCCACTCGACGTCCAGAGGATCTTAAGGCGGTAGAACGGGTAATTGACCGGGACAACCGGGTATTTACGGGCCCCGTGTGCGGTAAGGGTTACCCAGAGGCGTACCTGGCTTCCCGGGGAATTCGTATGCCCGTGGAAGCGGGGGATATGGATATCATCAGTACGCCCATCGATTTTGCGGGACTGAATTACTACAGTGAAGGGGCGGTTCGATGGAACGAACATGCCCCTGATTCGGTGGAGATGGTGCCTTCCTGGGAGCCTGTCACCGATATGGGATGGCCCATCGTGCCGCGGGGTTTTATCCGGTACCTCCGCTGGCTTCGGGATGAAACCGGTGGCATCCCCCTCTATGTAACGGAAAATGGCTGTGCGGTGCAGGACCGGCCGGTGGTCGATGCGGCGGGCCATGAACGGGTTCATGATACGGAGCGTATCGCCTATCTTCGCAGTCATTTTAAGGCGCTTCAAGAGGCCCTCGAGGAAGGTATCCCCGTGAAAGGCTATTTCCTGTGGTCCCTTATCGATAATTTTGAGTGGGCCTACGGGTATTCTAAGCGCTTTGGGATTATCTATTGCGATTATGCAACCTTGAAGCGAATCCCCAAAGATAGCTATTATTTTTACCGCGACCTTATCGCCGGATACGCCGAATGA